From the Paraburkholderia sp. PREW-6R genome, one window contains:
- a CDS encoding EmrA/EmrK family multidrug efflux transporter periplasmic adaptor subunit: MSTTQQPAANTQSAPQPAPQPTQPPAPPANSGKRKRMMILLVIVILIAAIAYGLYYFLVARFHEDTDDAYVNGNVVQITPQVTGTVVAVNADDTQTVKAGDPLVVLDPADARVALEQAEANLAQTVRQVRGLFADDNQYQAQVNQRQSDLSRAQDDLKRRLMVAQTGAVSAEEISHARDAVKSAQAAVDAAQQQLASNRALTANTTIANHPNVQAAAAKVRDAYLNNARNNLPAPVTGYVAKRSVQVGQRVSPGTPLMAIVPLGGVWVDANFKEVQLKHMRIGQPVELTADVYGSSVVFHGKVVGFSAGTGSAFSLLPAQNATGNWIKVVQRLPVRIALDPKELEQHPLRIGLSMQADVSIKDDNGGQLGEAANTVYQTDVFAKYGDEADAEIARIIAANAGPNSGSQKSAQAGATKTAAK, translated from the coding sequence ATGAGCACCACCCAGCAGCCCGCGGCCAATACCCAGTCGGCCCCGCAACCCGCCCCGCAGCCGACGCAACCGCCGGCACCGCCGGCCAACAGCGGCAAGCGCAAGCGCATGATGATCCTGCTTGTCATCGTGATCCTGATCGCCGCGATCGCCTATGGCCTGTACTACTTCCTGGTCGCGCGTTTCCATGAAGATACGGACGACGCCTATGTGAACGGCAACGTCGTGCAGATCACGCCGCAGGTCACCGGCACGGTCGTCGCCGTGAATGCGGACGACACGCAAACGGTCAAGGCAGGCGACCCGCTCGTCGTGCTCGATCCGGCCGATGCCCGCGTCGCGCTGGAACAGGCCGAAGCGAATCTGGCGCAGACGGTGCGTCAGGTGCGCGGTCTCTTCGCCGACGACAACCAGTACCAGGCGCAAGTGAATCAGCGCCAGTCCGACCTGTCGCGTGCCCAGGACGATCTGAAGCGCCGGCTGATGGTGGCGCAAACCGGCGCCGTGTCGGCGGAAGAAATCTCCCACGCCCGTGACGCCGTGAAGAGCGCGCAGGCCGCCGTCGACGCCGCCCAGCAGCAACTCGCGTCCAACCGCGCGTTGACCGCGAACACCACGATCGCGAATCACCCGAACGTGCAGGCAGCCGCCGCGAAAGTGCGCGACGCGTACCTGAACAACGCGCGTAACAACCTGCCGGCGCCGGTCACGGGCTACGTGGCGAAGCGCTCGGTGCAGGTCGGCCAGCGCGTGTCGCCGGGCACGCCGTTGATGGCGATCGTGCCGCTCGGCGGTGTGTGGGTCGACGCCAACTTCAAGGAAGTGCAGCTCAAGCATATGCGCATCGGCCAGCCGGTCGAACTGACGGCCGACGTGTACGGCTCGTCGGTGGTATTCCACGGCAAGGTGGTGGGTTTCTCCGCGGGTACGGGTTCGGCGTTCTCGCTGCTGCCCGCGCAGAACGCAACCGGTAACTGGATCAAGGTGGTCCAGCGTCTGCCGGTGCGGATCGCGCTCGACCCGAAGGAACTGGAACAGCATCCGCTGCGTATCGGCCTGTCGATGCAAGCCGACGTGAGCATTAAGGACGACAACGGCGGCCAGCTCGGCGAGGCGGCGAACACGGTCTATCAGACCGACGTGTTCGCGAAGTACGGCGACGAAGCCGACGCCGAAATCGCCCGCATCATCGCTGCAAACGCCGGCCCGAACAGCGGCTCGCAGAAGTCGGCTCAGGCAGGCGCCACGAAGACCGCTGCGAAGTGA